One window from the genome of Acinetobacter sp. ANC 7912 encodes:
- a CDS encoding cell division protein ZipA C-terminal FtsZ-binding domain-containing protein, which yields MEITTIIGIVVAVVIMLLGIRMIMKKPADAVPSLDSELHIDPDSQIPVIPRHVRAQLAKQEAEAARVEPSLNTEIVENATEQQEAVKAEPAKEAPKAVSPLDTPVIDEAEPEVAKAEETAPVAEAKKEEASVTEPEATAAEFSLNSNIEKAEISEFDDESSILDAHLHEQKVVDDECALANAESIISLSVFPQGRALSGEKTLKVLLKYGLRYGELACFHRYSEDGSKLLFSVLQITDTGMEGFDLETLSTEEVKGLAFFLALPHSDVQNAFDTMDSISRLIAREIDGIVYDQNQQEFTPQLREFWRHQAIDYRAGQPAEV from the coding sequence ATGGAAATCACTACTATTATCGGGATTGTTGTCGCAGTCGTGATCATGCTCCTGGGCATTCGAATGATCATGAAAAAACCTGCTGATGCAGTACCCTCACTGGATTCAGAGCTACATATTGATCCAGACAGCCAGATACCAGTGATTCCGCGTCATGTACGTGCACAACTGGCCAAGCAGGAAGCAGAGGCTGCACGTGTTGAGCCAAGCTTAAATACTGAAATTGTGGAAAATGCGACTGAACAGCAAGAGGCGGTCAAAGCTGAACCTGCCAAAGAAGCGCCTAAGGCTGTAAGCCCACTGGATACGCCAGTCATTGATGAAGCTGAACCAGAAGTAGCTAAAGCTGAAGAAACCGCACCAGTAGCTGAAGCGAAAAAAGAAGAAGCATCTGTTACAGAACCTGAAGCCACAGCTGCTGAATTCAGCCTGAACAGCAATATTGAAAAAGCTGAAATTTCTGAATTTGATGATGAAAGCAGTATTCTGGATGCGCATCTGCATGAACAGAAAGTGGTCGATGATGAATGTGCACTGGCGAATGCTGAAAGCATTATTTCCCTGAGCGTATTCCCGCAAGGTCGTGCACTGTCTGGGGAGAAAACGCTGAAAGTGTTGCTGAAATACGGTCTGCGTTATGGCGAGCTAGCATGTTTCCACCGTTATAGTGAAGACGGTTCTAAGCTGCTGTTCTCGGTTCTGCAAATTACCGATACCGGCATGGAAGGTTTTGATCTGGAAACACTTTCGACTGAAGAAGTTAAAGGTCTGGCATTCTTCCTGGCATTGCCACATAGCGATGTACAAAATGCTTTTGACACCATGGACAGCATTTCACGTTTAATTGCCCGTGAAATTGATGGTATTGTCTATGACCAGAACCAGCAGGAATTCACCCCACAACTGCGTGAATTCTGGCGCCATCAGGCGATTGATTACCGTGCAGGACAACCTGCTGAAGTCTAA
- a CDS encoding transposase, giving the protein MNPLASLAPAIKDIASAQKNSFATTQAVWRFLNNDKISFKQLNEPIQKLACDQIKTSLHRYALVIHDWSQIQYVTHRNKTQKLQRTHQYDSGYELQTSLLVDAASGLPVAPLAQTLSSASGCYSTFNEQQTERKTHLDSLSEQIQKVEQFPLDKTCVHIIDREGDSIAHLRELSSHGFQWLIRAKEGNRIEHQGEICKVGEVAERIEIQQVKPISYKGNQHMLYVGETNVRLTRAAKSNKKDCLGQRVAPQKGAAIEARLIIAVVKDINEKTVARWSLISNVPTEITAVELTTWYYWRWSIECYFKLLKQAGHDIESWLQTTPEAILRRLLISCMACVLTWRVQRCTDEQNQKVRAFLTRLSGRQQKRGKVESAPAILAGLSILLNTLQLLSEYSIDELNEIATIALGT; this is encoded by the coding sequence ATGAATCCTCTTGCTTCACTTGCTCCTGCAATCAAAGATATTGCCTCTGCTCAAAAAAATAGTTTCGCAACGACGCAAGCTGTATGGCGGTTTTTAAATAATGATAAAATCTCATTTAAACAATTAAATGAACCTATTCAAAAACTTGCTTGTGATCAGATTAAGACATCGCTGCATCGTTATGCTTTAGTTATTCATGATTGGTCACAAATCCAATATGTGACACATCGTAATAAAACCCAAAAACTCCAAAGGACACATCAGTACGACTCAGGCTATGAATTACAAACGAGCTTACTTGTTGATGCTGCTTCTGGACTACCTGTTGCTCCATTAGCTCAGACCCTTTCTAGTGCTTCAGGTTGCTATTCGACATTCAATGAGCAACAGACCGAACGTAAAACCCATTTAGACTCCCTTTCTGAACAAATTCAAAAAGTTGAACAGTTTCCTCTTGATAAAACCTGCGTACATATTATTGATCGTGAAGGAGATTCCATTGCTCATCTCAGGGAATTAAGCAGTCATGGTTTTCAATGGCTTATTCGAGCAAAGGAAGGAAATCGGATTGAGCATCAGGGTGAAATATGTAAAGTTGGAGAAGTTGCTGAACGTATCGAAATACAGCAAGTGAAACCCATTTCTTATAAGGGTAATCAACATATGCTTTATGTTGGAGAAACCAATGTTCGGCTTACCCGTGCTGCAAAATCAAATAAAAAAGATTGTTTAGGTCAAAGAGTTGCTCCTCAGAAAGGTGCTGCAATTGAGGCTAGACTGATTATTGCGGTGGTTAAAGATATTAATGAAAAGACAGTTGCAAGATGGTCATTGATCAGTAATGTACCAACTGAGATTACCGCAGTAGAACTGACGACTTGGTATTACTGGCGTTGGTCAATCGAATGTTATTTCAAACTTCTCAAGCAAGCAGGCCATGATATTGAGTCATGGCTTCAGACTACGCCAGAAGCGATTTTAAGGCGTTTGCTAATCAGTTGTATGGCTTGTGTGTTGACGTGGAGAGTACAGCGTTGTACAGATGAACAAAATCAGAAAGTCCGTGCATTTTTGACTAGACTTTCAGGTAGACAACAGAAAAGAGGCAAGGTAGAGAGTGCGCCTGCCATATTGGCAGGACTCTCGATTTTACTAAATACTCTTCAACTGCTCTCAGAATATTCAATAGATGAACTGAATGAAATCGCAACTATTGCACTAGGTACCTAA
- a CDS encoding ScpA family protein: MNQSIHNTMETTPHIRVLDEWQETIPEDLYIPPSAFEILLEHFEGPLDFLIYLIQKNGFDLLQVDIAPIAAQYLSYMDAMKSLNIELTADYMVMAALLADLKSRLLLPKPKSTSPTEQDPKKELIDRLENYLRIKQAAERLGKMDVLERDTFETNVHLGDFIQPNEGHSADLLRDALLCIFNRPEPVIHQVQQEPVLLEERIAYIESRLDSGEVLSFAELLKPSQGRMGMVVTFMAVLELTRQQKIQIIATGIEAPLAIQGAHA, encoded by the coding sequence ATGAATCAAAGCATCCACAATACGATGGAAACTACTCCGCACATCCGTGTTCTGGATGAATGGCAGGAGACGATTCCTGAGGATCTTTATATTCCACCCTCAGCATTTGAAATCCTGCTAGAGCATTTCGAAGGCCCGCTCGACTTTTTAATTTACCTGATCCAGAAAAACGGTTTTGACCTGTTGCAGGTCGATATTGCCCCGATTGCAGCCCAGTATCTCTCTTATATGGATGCCATGAAATCGCTGAATATCGAACTGACAGCCGACTATATGGTGATGGCGGCGTTACTCGCGGATCTAAAATCCCGTTTATTATTACCAAAACCAAAATCAACTTCTCCAACAGAACAAGACCCGAAAAAAGAACTGATCGACCGTCTGGAAAATTATTTACGCATTAAACAGGCCGCAGAACGTCTTGGCAAAATGGACGTTCTGGAACGGGATACTTTTGAGACCAATGTTCACCTAGGCGATTTTATCCAGCCAAATGAAGGTCACAGTGCCGATCTGCTGCGCGATGCCCTGCTGTGTATCTTTAACCGTCCTGAACCAGTCATTCACCAGGTTCAGCAGGAACCGGTATTGCTCGAAGAACGGATCGCCTATATTGAAAGCCGTCTGGACAGTGGTGAAGTGCTGTCATTTGCCGAATTATTAAAACCTAGCCAAGGCCGTATGGGCATGGTAGTCACCTTTATGGCGGTTCTGGAGCTGACCCGCCAGCAGAAAATTCAGATTATTGCTACAGGTATTGAAGCCCCGCTCGCAATTCAAGGAGCACATGCATGA
- the bfr gene encoding bacterioferritin, translating into MRGNPEVVDYLNMLIGGELAARDQYLIHSRMYEDWGLTKIFERIDHEMQEEAQHADAIIRRVLFLEGTPNMQRDDIEIGEDVVSCLKADLKLEYEVRQKLAAGVKLCEEKGDYVTRDMLRQQMSDTEEDHTYWLEKQLRLIELIGLQNYIQSQM; encoded by the coding sequence ATGCGTGGTAATCCAGAAGTCGTAGATTATTTAAATATGTTGATCGGTGGCGAACTGGCTGCTCGCGACCAGTACCTGATCCACTCACGTATGTATGAAGATTGGGGCTTGACCAAAATCTTTGAACGTATTGATCACGAAATGCAGGAAGAAGCCCAGCATGCAGATGCGATCATTCGCCGTGTGCTGTTCTTGGAAGGTACCCCAAACATGCAGCGTGACGATATCGAAATCGGTGAAGATGTGGTGAGCTGTCTGAAAGCTGACCTGAAACTGGAATATGAAGTTCGTCAGAAACTTGCTGCAGGCGTAAAACTGTGTGAAGAGAAGGGTGACTACGTAACCCGTGACATGCTGCGTCAACAAATGTCAGATACGGAAGAAGACCATACTTACTGGTTAGAAAAACAGTTACGCTTGATTGAGCTGATCGGTTTGCAAAACTATATTCAATCGCAGATGTAA
- a CDS encoding elongation factor P hydroxylase — translation MHLLQPQTEVNVSSLVSTLSTQDSDNSLQQVQRLPWANLSSEAEQVDWLILHFNHWFSHLNVTLVRGDFEPEYFPATQDAPARIQFAHGFFNSALHEISHWTIAGSERRKLPDLGYWYAPDGRTAEQQALFEQVEVKPQAIEWMFSKAFGRKFRVSLDNLTGEGGDGASFKDNVYTQVQRYFSGEAKLPRDAKRFIDCICACTRNGKSLQSDEFLREMLD, via the coding sequence ATGCATCTGTTGCAGCCGCAAACAGAAGTGAATGTTTCATCACTCGTTAGCACACTTTCAACTCAGGATTCTGACAACTCACTACAGCAAGTGCAACGCTTACCTTGGGCGAATTTATCGTCAGAAGCAGAACAGGTTGATTGGCTCATCTTACACTTTAATCATTGGTTTTCCCACCTAAATGTCACATTAGTCCGTGGTGATTTTGAACCAGAATATTTCCCGGCAACCCAAGATGCTCCTGCACGAATTCAGTTCGCACATGGCTTCTTTAATAGCGCCCTGCACGAGATTAGCCACTGGACCATTGCGGGTAGTGAACGCCGTAAACTGCCTGACCTGGGCTACTGGTATGCGCCAGATGGTCGTACCGCCGAACAGCAGGCTTTGTTTGAACAGGTTGAAGTCAAACCACAGGCGATTGAATGGATGTTTTCCAAAGCCTTTGGGCGTAAATTCCGCGTGTCTTTAGATAACCTGACGGGTGAAGGCGGTGATGGAGCAAGCTTTAAAGATAATGTCTATACGCAGGTGCAGCGTTATTTTAGCGGTGAAGCCAAGCTGCCCCGTGATGCGAAACGTTTCATTGATTGTATTTGTGCCTGCACCCGGAATGGCAAAAGTTTACAATCCGACGAATTTCTTCGTGAAATGCTTGATTAA
- the scpB gene encoding SMC-Scp complex subunit ScpB: protein MTIDQSSVFTAEDNLHEILMQLEAIIFASDSPVSLARLKEAFQDRYTKQELKQYLQQLSMLMHGRSIELIETAQGFRFQVRAKYRNIIAQTWPERPARLSPSLLETLAVIAYHQPVTRADIEQIRGVTNNSQILRTLFDWNWIKESGFRELPGRPALLVTTPQFLNAFGLTSLGQLPPLQDAKEAFMALDAHAPKS from the coding sequence ATGACGATTGACCAGAGTTCAGTCTTCACCGCGGAAGACAATTTGCATGAAATTTTAATGCAGTTGGAAGCCATCATTTTTGCGAGTGATTCCCCGGTTTCACTGGCGCGACTGAAAGAAGCCTTTCAGGATCGCTATACAAAGCAGGAACTGAAACAATATCTGCAGCAACTGTCCATGCTGATGCATGGCAGATCGATTGAACTAATTGAAACTGCTCAAGGTTTCCGTTTTCAAGTCCGTGCAAAGTATCGTAATATTATTGCTCAGACATGGCCCGAGCGACCAGCGCGCTTATCGCCTTCATTGCTTGAAACCCTGGCTGTGATTGCCTATCACCAACCGGTGACCCGGGCAGATATAGAACAAATTCGTGGTGTTACAAATAATAGTCAGATTTTGCGTACGCTATTTGACTGGAACTGGATCAAGGAATCCGGTTTTCGTGAACTCCCGGGACGACCTGCGTTGTTAGTGACAACGCCACAATTTTTAAATGCGTTTGGCTTAACCAGTTTAGGCCAATTGCCTCCCCTGCAGGATGCCAAGGAAGCTTTTATGGCCCTCGATGCACATGCACCGAAGTCATAA
- a CDS encoding IS1595-like element ISAcra1 family transposase has protein sequence MIENSKLSHYKIKKIIQCFCVDIPASKTALLLNLNRNTINYWYMLFRETIYDHQTDLRAKFVGSIEVDESYFGAKRQRGFHGKLKRGRGTLKQPVFGIFERNGRVYTEIVPDCKMKTLQEVIIGKVSLESVIYSDGWRGYNGLVDVGYSKHFRVNHGANEFARGECHINGIESFWSFCKRRLAKFNGISKEYFDYHLKETEWRWMREPNELATELWNLIR, from the coding sequence ATGATAGAAAACAGTAAATTAAGTCACTACAAGATTAAAAAAATTATTCAATGCTTTTGTGTTGATATTCCTGCTTCCAAAACAGCCTTATTACTCAATTTAAATCGTAATACGATTAACTATTGGTACATGCTTTTTAGAGAAACTATCTATGATCATCAAACAGATTTAAGAGCTAAGTTTGTTGGTTCAATAGAAGTAGATGAAAGCTATTTTGGAGCGAAAAGGCAACGTGGGTTTCATGGAAAGTTAAAGCGTGGTCGTGGGACTCTAAAACAGCCAGTATTTGGAATATTCGAACGTAATGGGCGCGTCTATACTGAAATCGTACCTGACTGTAAAATGAAGACTTTACAAGAGGTTATCATTGGTAAAGTTTCACTTGAGAGTGTGATTTATAGTGATGGATGGCGTGGCTATAATGGTCTTGTTGATGTGGGTTATTCAAAGCATTTTAGGGTAAATCACGGAGCAAATGAGTTTGCTAGAGGAGAATGTCATATAAATGGAATAGAATCATTTTGGAGCTTTTGTAAAAGAAGGCTAGCAAAGTTTAACGGCATATCAAAAGAGTACTTTGATTATCATCTTAAAGAAACTGAATGGCGTTGGATGAGGGAACCTAATGAGTTAGCAACTGAGCTGTGGAACCTCATTAGGTAA
- the ligA gene encoding NAD-dependent DNA ligase LigA yields MTQEATVVAQMRQLIQLIAQHNHAYYVMDQPTIEDSEYDQLFHQLKALEQQYPALVQPDTPTNRVGGQPLSKFVTVTHAVPMLSLGNVFNKEELFAFARRIEERLPNQKIEYDVELKFDGLAISLWYENGVLVRGVTRGDGETGEDITQNVKTIRNLPKVLCDGKCKVPDLLEVRGEVLIPKSGFEKLNAENLAKGEKTFANPRNAAAGSLRQLDPNIAASRPLAFYAYGIAQCVPHHGLSTMSESLEWLEHFGFAVGERHFVCDNIEDVQQFYKQIIEERPNLSVEIDGMVIKVNDLKQQKQLGFLSREPRWATAYKFPAVAALTTVENIDWQVGRTGTLTPVARLNPVAVGGVTVSNVTLHNIGEIHRLDVRIGDTVSVYRSGDVIPKVEKVWPEFRPVDAVEVQLPATCPVCGSPVVMPEGEALARCSGELYCAAQRIETIRHFVSRKAMDIEGLGDRWVESLLHLNLLRDVADIYHLHEHREQLLQIEKMGEKSVQNLLDAIENSKKTTLAAFIYALGIRGVGETTARMLANTFQTLETLRNADVEALKKTPDVGDITAEWIVDFFQAPHNLEVLDRLLAAGIHWDAPIAPTRQPLNGESWVVTGTLSSMGRDDATQLLQALGARVSGSVSSKTKCVVAGEKAGSKLDKAEKLGVPVINEEQFIALMKEHGQIEG; encoded by the coding sequence ATGACACAGGAAGCCACTGTCGTTGCGCAAATGCGCCAGCTGATTCAACTGATTGCCCAGCATAACCATGCCTATTATGTGATGGATCAGCCTACGATTGAGGACAGTGAATACGATCAGCTCTTTCATCAGCTCAAAGCTTTAGAACAACAATATCCAGCACTGGTTCAACCAGATACGCCAACCAATCGTGTCGGTGGTCAGCCGCTTTCGAAATTTGTTACCGTAACCCATGCCGTGCCGATGCTGTCTTTGGGCAACGTATTTAACAAAGAAGAACTGTTTGCCTTTGCCCGCCGTATTGAAGAGCGTCTGCCAAACCAGAAAATTGAATATGATGTCGAGCTGAAATTTGACGGTCTGGCGATTTCCCTGTGGTATGAAAATGGTGTGCTAGTCCGTGGCGTAACCCGTGGTGATGGAGAAACTGGTGAAGATATTACTCAGAATGTCAAAACTATTCGTAACCTGCCAAAAGTATTATGTGATGGAAAGTGCAAAGTCCCAGATCTGCTGGAAGTCCGTGGTGAAGTACTGATCCCAAAGTCTGGTTTTGAAAAGCTGAACGCCGAGAATCTGGCTAAAGGTGAAAAGACCTTTGCTAATCCTCGTAATGCAGCTGCAGGCAGTTTGCGTCAGCTCGATCCAAATATTGCTGCATCACGCCCGTTGGCTTTCTATGCCTATGGCATTGCCCAATGTGTGCCGCATCATGGTCTGAGTACCATGTCTGAGAGTCTGGAATGGTTGGAACACTTTGGTTTTGCAGTAGGTGAACGTCATTTTGTCTGTGACAATATTGAAGATGTACAGCAGTTCTATAAGCAGATCATTGAAGAACGTCCAAACCTGAGCGTAGAAATCGACGGGATGGTGATCAAGGTTAATGACCTGAAACAGCAGAAACAGCTGGGCTTCCTGAGCCGTGAACCTCGTTGGGCGACTGCCTATAAATTCCCGGCAGTGGCTGCCTTAACTACAGTAGAAAATATTGACTGGCAGGTCGGCCGTACCGGAACCTTAACTCCAGTAGCGCGTCTCAATCCGGTCGCAGTCGGTGGGGTAACGGTTTCCAATGTGACCTTACACAATATTGGTGAAATTCACCGTCTGGATGTACGCATTGGTGATACCGTCAGCGTATACCGTAGTGGTGACGTAATTCCGAAAGTAGAAAAGGTCTGGCCGGAATTTCGCCCTGTTGATGCAGTAGAAGTACAGTTGCCAGCTACCTGTCCAGTCTGTGGTTCTCCGGTGGTAATGCCCGAAGGTGAAGCACTGGCTCGTTGTTCTGGTGAGCTATATTGTGCCGCGCAGCGCATCGAGACCATTCGCCACTTTGTATCGCGCAAAGCCATGGATATTGAAGGTTTGGGCGATCGCTGGGTGGAATCGCTGTTGCACCTGAATCTGTTGAGAGATGTCGCGGATATTTATCATCTGCATGAGCATCGTGAACAGTTGCTACAGATTGAAAAAATGGGTGAAAAATCGGTTCAGAACCTGCTGGATGCGATTGAGAACAGTAAGAAAACCACACTGGCAGCGTTCATCTATGCACTGGGTATTCGTGGTGTTGGGGAAACTACAGCCCGTATGCTGGCAAATACTTTCCAGACTCTGGAGACTTTACGCAATGCTGATGTGGAAGCACTCAAGAAAACCCCAGATGTGGGTGACATCACTGCAGAATGGATTGTCGATTTCTTCCAGGCACCACATAACCTGGAAGTACTGGATCGCTTATTGGCTGCCGGCATTCATTGGGATGCGCCAATTGCACCAACGCGCCAACCACTGAATGGCGAAAGCTGGGTGGTGACAGGCACTTTAAGTTCTATGGGGCGTGATGACGCGACGCAATTACTGCAAGCCTTGGGTGCACGTGTCAGTGGCAGTGTCTCTAGCAAGACCAAATGTGTCGTTGCAGGTGAAAAAGCTGGCTCTAAGCTCGATAAAGCAGAAAAACTCGGTGTACCTGTGATCAATGAAGAACAGTTTATTGCGCTCATGAAAGAACATGGTCAAATCGAAGGCTGA
- a CDS encoding aldehyde reductase, with protein MTTSESQSPVLVTGASGYIASWVIEKLLKLGHTVHATVRNLNKTSSYQHLQKIAAASPGELKLFQANLLEASSFDEAMQGCEIVFHMASPFVVTNYKDAVKDIIEPAVFGTENVLASANKTESVKRVVLTSSIAATYGDAIDIKQTENNCFDESHWNTTSSESHQSYPYSKVAAERKAWQMAEAQNRWELVCINPALVFGKSLTPNTQSGSVEVLQQFANGMTLLGVPPMWNGVVDVQDVAEAHIRAAFNPDAHGRYIICAETMSLLEMGKILREAFGSKFPFPRNQLPKAAFKLFGPFAGFSREFVEKNMGIPIYFNAQKSKDELGMEYRPVKESLVEHFQQLLDDGVVKKYIP; from the coding sequence ATGACGACTTCAGAATCACAGTCACCTGTACTGGTCACAGGCGCATCCGGCTATATTGCTAGCTGGGTAATTGAAAAATTGCTTAAACTGGGTCATACCGTACATGCCACCGTCCGTAATTTGAATAAAACCAGTAGTTATCAGCATTTACAAAAAATTGCCGCGGCCAGTCCCGGCGAACTGAAACTGTTCCAGGCCAATCTGCTAGAAGCATCTTCCTTTGATGAAGCCATGCAGGGCTGCGAAATCGTGTTCCATATGGCCTCGCCTTTTGTAGTAACCAATTACAAGGATGCCGTCAAAGACATCATTGAGCCAGCCGTATTTGGCACTGAAAATGTCTTGGCCAGTGCCAATAAAACTGAATCCGTGAAACGTGTGGTTCTGACTTCGAGTATTGCCGCGACCTATGGCGATGCGATCGATATCAAACAAACAGAAAACAACTGTTTTGATGAATCCCATTGGAACACCACCAGCTCTGAATCGCATCAATCCTACCCCTATTCCAAAGTCGCTGCGGAACGTAAAGCCTGGCAAATGGCGGAAGCACAAAATCGATGGGAGCTGGTCTGTATTAATCCTGCTCTGGTGTTTGGTAAATCCTTAACACCCAATACTCAATCTGGCAGCGTTGAAGTATTACAACAATTTGCTAATGGCATGACCTTACTCGGCGTTCCTCCAATGTGGAACGGGGTGGTAGATGTGCAGGATGTAGCAGAAGCCCATATTCGTGCCGCCTTTAATCCGGATGCCCATGGCCGTTATATCATCTGTGCTGAAACCATGAGTTTACTGGAAATGGGCAAAATCCTGCGTGAAGCCTTTGGTTCAAAATTCCCATTTCCTCGCAACCAGTTACCCAAAGCAGCCTTTAAACTTTTTGGCCCATTTGCCGGATTTAGCCGCGAGTTTGTGGAAAAGAATATGGGGATTCCAATCTATTTTAATGCCCAGAAAAGTAAAGATGAACTAGGGATGGAGTATCGCCCAGTGAAGGAAAGCCTAGTTGAGCACTTCCAGCAACTACTGGATGATGGTGTAGTGAAAAAATATATTCCTTAA
- a CDS encoding L-threonylcarbamoyladenylate synthase has protein sequence MLHLRVHPDNPQPRLISQAVERIRAGDVVVYPTDAAYAIGCQIGNKNAMERIAQIRNLGPKHQYAILCCDLSDIATYAKVDNATYRLLKNNTPAVTTFILQATSEVPRRLMHPKKKTIGLRIPSNPVCQMLLRELGEPLLTSTLILPDQTDPLDDPYEIEMQLGKRIDVFIDSGLGTLNTTSIVDLSGEQPEVIRHGVGDVSAFE, from the coding sequence ATGTTGCATTTACGCGTACACCCAGACAATCCCCAACCACGTCTGATTTCACAGGCGGTGGAACGTATCCGTGCTGGTGATGTGGTTGTCTATCCGACCGATGCCGCTTATGCGATTGGCTGCCAGATCGGGAACAAAAATGCCATGGAGCGCATTGCCCAGATCCGTAATCTTGGGCCTAAGCACCAATATGCCATTCTGTGCTGTGACTTGTCTGATATTGCGACTTATGCCAAGGTCGATAATGCCACCTACCGTTTGCTGAAAAATAACACTCCTGCAGTGACGACTTTTATTCTGCAAGCCACCAGTGAAGTACCACGCCGTTTAATGCATCCGAAAAAGAAAACCATTGGTTTGCGTATTCCAAGTAATCCGGTCTGCCAGATGCTATTACGTGAACTAGGTGAACCCTTACTAACCTCTACCCTGATTCTGCCTGACCAGACTGATCCACTAGATGATCCGTATGAGATTGAAATGCAGCTCGGCAAACGGATTGATGTGTTTATTGATAGCGGCTTAGGGACTTTAAATACTACTTCAATTGTGGATTTATCCGGTGAACAGCCTGAAGTGATTCGTCATGGTGTTGGGGACGTGAGTGCGTTTGAATAA
- the tnpA gene encoding IS200/IS605 family transposase: MDNSQEIRTGRHCVFNMHVHLVFVAKYRRDVFTKAMLETMNEVFKRICLDFEAKLVEFDGEHDHVHLLVNYPPKVAISSLVNSLKGASSRILRTKHPEIKNKLWGNALWSPSYFAASCGGAPIGIIKQYIQQQQTPH, from the coding sequence ATGGATAATAGTCAAGAGATTAGAACAGGTCGTCACTGTGTTTTTAATATGCACGTTCATTTAGTCTTTGTGGCTAAATATCGTAGAGATGTTTTTACCAAAGCTATGCTCGAAACTATGAATGAAGTATTCAAGCGCATTTGCTTAGACTTTGAAGCTAAGTTGGTAGAATTTGATGGTGAGCATGATCATGTTCATTTACTTGTGAACTATCCACCAAAAGTAGCTATTTCTAGCTTGGTTAACAGCCTAAAAGGTGCATCTAGTCGTATTTTAAGAACTAAACACCCTGAAATTAAAAACAAATTATGGGGGAATGCTTTGTGGTCGCCTAGTTATTTCGCTGCATCGTGTGGAGGTGCTCCCATTGGGATTATTAAACAATATATCCAACAACAGCAAACACCGCATTAG
- the rlmF gene encoding 23S rRNA (adenine(1618)-N(6))-methyltransferase RlmF produces MAQAKKSFPQQKSQLHARNLHRSRYNFPQLIKSCPELAPFISLNQYNDLSVNFSDPLAVKMLNKALLKHFYGIQYWDIPQDYLCPPIPGRADYIHYLADLLSDDNNGQIPTGRAVQVLDIGVGANCIYPIIGHRSYGWKFVGSDIHSASVKSAQFIVEANPNLRKGVQIRLQKTPSNIFKGVIKPSDRFDLTLCNPPFHASQDEANATATQKLRKLGKLVDQSKGVLNFGGQKNELWCEGGEERFVCQMVQESTQFAEQCLWFSTLVSKKTTLPMLLNTLRKCGAVDVKTIKMTQGQKESRFVAWTFLDAKQQQAWKNARWTSA; encoded by the coding sequence ATGGCGCAAGCAAAGAAATCTTTTCCGCAACAAAAATCGCAATTACATGCACGAAATCTGCATCGCAGTCGTTATAATTTTCCTCAGTTAATCAAGAGTTGTCCGGAACTTGCACCTTTTATCAGCCTAAATCAATACAACGATCTTTCAGTCAATTTTTCTGATCCATTGGCTGTGAAAATGCTCAATAAAGCATTGCTGAAGCATTTTTATGGCATTCAATATTGGGATATTCCTCAAGATTATCTTTGTCCACCTATTCCGGGTAGAGCCGACTATATTCACTATTTGGCTGACCTGTTAAGTGACGATAATAACGGCCAGATTCCAACAGGGCGTGCAGTTCAGGTGTTAGATATTGGGGTGGGCGCAAACTGTATTTATCCGATCATTGGGCATCGTAGTTATGGTTGGAAATTTGTCGGCTCAGACATTCATTCGGCATCGGTTAAAAGTGCTCAATTTATTGTGGAGGCAAATCCAAATCTCAGGAAGGGGGTTCAGATTCGATTGCAAAAGACACCAAGCAATATCTTCAAAGGTGTGATTAAACCTTCAGATCGTTTTGATTTAACGCTGTGTAACCCACCATTTCATGCTTCGCAAGATGAAGCAAATGCCACAGCAACGCAAAAATTACGCAAACTTGGCAAACTGGTTGATCAGTCTAAAGGGGTGTTAAACTTTGGCGGACAAAAGAACGAGCTGTGGTGTGAGGGTGGAGAAGAACGCTTTGTTTGCCAGATGGTACAAGAGAGCACACAGTTTGCTGAGCAATGTCTTTGGTTTAGTACACTGGTTTCTAAGAAAACCACATTGCCTATGCTGTTAAATACCTTGCGTAAGTGCGGTGCAGTGGATGTAAAAACCATTAAAATGACGCAGGGGCAAAAAGAGAGTCGTTTTGTGGCTTGGACTTTTCTAGATGCAAAGCAACAGCAAGCGTGGAAAAATGCGCGTTGGACTTCTGCTTAG